A genome region from Equus caballus isolate H_3958 breed thoroughbred chromosome 19, TB-T2T, whole genome shotgun sequence includes the following:
- the AHSG gene encoding alpha-2-HS-glycoprotein: MKSFVLLFCLAQLCHCLSLPNGLSPAYRQLNCDDPETEQAALLAVDYINSHIHQGYKHVLNQIDKVQVWAQPTGESFKLEIDTLETTCHALDPTPLANCSVRQLTQHAVEGDCDVRLLKQNGQFSVSFVKCKSSPDSAEDVRKVCLDCPLLAPLNDTRVVHAVEAALAAFNAQNNGSYFQLVEISRAQLVPLPVSVHVEFAVAATDCVAKEVIDPAKCNLLAEKQYGFCKATLTEKVGGEDVAVTCTVFQTQPVVLLPQPDGPDVGVPGPVADAVTPAPSPADLPVASLVVGPVVVAASQLPPPVHRAHYDLRHAFAGVGSGESASGEAFHVEKPPKVAHPNTAAAAGPVVRPCPGRIRYFKI; encoded by the exons ATGAAGTCCTTCGTCCTGCTCTTTTGCCtggctcagctctgccactgcctctctctcccaAATGGCCTAAGTCCGGCTTACAGGCAACTGAACTGTGATGACCCCGAAACAGAGCAAGCAGCCCTGTTGGCTGTGGACTACATCAACAGCCACATTCATCAGGGCTACAAGCACGTCTTGAACCAAATTGACAAAGTGCAGGTGTGGGCTCAG CCCACGGGAGAGTCGTTTAAGCTTGAAATAGACACGCtggaaaccacctgccatgcacTGGACCCCACGCCCTTGGCAAACTGCTCCGTGAGGCAGCTGACCCAGCAC GCTGTGGAAGGAGACTGTGACGTCCGACTGCTCAAACAGAACGGCCAGTTTTCCGTGTCGTTTGTAAAATGTAAATCCAGCCCAG ACTCGGCCGAGGACGTGCGCAAGGTGTGCCTAGACTGCCCCCTGCTGGCCCCGCTTAACGACACCAGGGTGGTGCACGCCGTGGAGGCTGCGCTGGCCGCCTTCAACGCTCAGAATAATGGCTCCTATTTTCAGCTTGTGGAAATTTCTCGGGCTCAACTTGTG CCTCTTCCAGTTTCCGTCCATGTGGAGTTTGCAGTAGCTGCCACTGACTGTGTTGCTAAAGAGGTCATAGACCCAGCCAAGTGCAACCTGCTGGCGGAAAAG CAATATGGCTTCTGTAAGGCGACACTCACAGAGAAGGTTGGTGGGGAAGATGTTGCTGTGACCTGCACGGTGTTCCAAACACAG CCCGTGGTCCTGCTGCCCCAGCCAGACGGCCCTGATGTGGGGGTGCCCGGCCCTGTGGCAGACGCAGTTACGCCTGCACCTTCTCCAGCTGACCTGCCTGTAGCTTCCCTGGTGGTGGGACCTGTGGTGGTGGCAGCTTCCCAGCTCCCCCCGCCAGTGCACCGGGCACACTATGACCTACGCCACGCCTTTGCGGGTGTGGGCTCAGGGGAGTCCGCCTCAGGAGAAGCATTCCACGTGGAGAAGCCACCCAAGGTGGCACATCCTAACACTGCTGCTGCCGCCGGTCCAGTGGTCCGCCCTTGCCCGGGGAGAATCAGATACTTCAAGATCTAG